The following are encoded together in the Asticcacaulis sp. genome:
- a CDS encoding tetratricopeptide repeat protein produces MTDSNMTRRGLRTGLRGKMAAGLSILALFLPLTTITLSVVAPAGAHAQIFGDDDDEEIPGQQPTDNTVWDAKKLQKLDRNVRKLERAVSRVENKKGAPPILIEPDPEVVALQATVDSQARKLDQQAGSITTLIGQVEELQHQNQLLQQALTNQTARMDTLTKRADLADAHIKDLEAQLAPPPPPPASTGSAQGDFDQAFSLMSSGQTDDAGRAFEAFTTAWPQSAQTPEAWFRLGQVRAMKSDPSGAVSAFATSLKGWPKTSWAPEATVRLAQALNDSNRPADVCASLAQFDKVYAKLATNEMRNQAKALKDKNRCGAV; encoded by the coding sequence ATGACGGATAGTAATATGACCCGCCGTGGTTTGCGTACAGGCTTACGTGGCAAGATGGCCGCCGGCCTGTCCATTCTGGCGCTTTTCCTGCCTTTGACGACGATTACCCTGTCTGTCGTTGCGCCCGCCGGCGCCCATGCCCAGATATTCGGCGACGACGATGATGAAGAAATCCCCGGCCAGCAGCCGACCGACAACACGGTCTGGGACGCCAAGAAGCTGCAAAAGCTGGATCGCAATGTCCGCAAACTGGAACGTGCGGTGTCGCGCGTCGAGAACAAGAAGGGTGCACCGCCGATCCTGATCGAGCCCGATCCCGAAGTGGTGGCGCTACAGGCCACGGTCGACAGCCAGGCGCGCAAGCTGGACCAGCAGGCCGGCTCGATCACCACCCTGATCGGCCAGGTCGAGGAGTTGCAGCACCAGAACCAGTTGCTGCAGCAGGCGCTGACCAATCAGACGGCCCGCATGGATACCCTGACCAAGCGCGCTGATCTCGCCGACGCCCATATCAAGGATCTGGAGGCGCAACTGGCGCCGCCGCCGCCGCCTCCGGCTTCGACCGGCAGCGCCCAGGGTGATTTCGACCAGGCGTTCAGCCTGATGAGTTCCGGGCAGACGGATGATGCCGGCCGCGCCTTCGAAGCCTTCACCACGGCCTGGCCGCAATCGGCGCAGACTCCGGAAGCCTGGTTTCGCCTGGGGCAGGTCCGCGCCATGAAGTCCGATCCATCGGGTGCCGTTTCGGCCTTTGCCACTTCGCTCAAGGGCTGGCCCAAGACCTCGTGGGCGCCGGAAGCCACGGTCAGGCTGGCTCAGGCGCTGAATGACAGCAATCGTCCGGCGGATGTCTGCGCCTCGCTGGCCCAGTTCGACAAGGTCTATGCCAAGCTGGCCACCAATGAAATGCGCAACCAGGCCAAGGCTCTCAAGGACAAGAACAGGTGCGGGGCGGTTTAA
- the pal gene encoding peptidoglycan-associated lipoprotein Pal: MVSTKSVAKFAVMALVMASMAACTSKPKPVIEPTPAPAPEPAPQPVPQPPVAEAPLPGIVPGSQQDFVVNVGDRVYFDTDSSDIRSDAQGILAAQAAWLVRYPQVNIRIEGNADERGTREYNFALGARRAQAVSDFLAGKGVAAGRISTISYGKESPIDNGSGEDAWAKNRNAHTSLTSGAQ; this comes from the coding sequence ATGGTATCGACCAAGTCCGTAGCAAAGTTTGCCGTAATGGCCCTGGTTATGGCGTCTATGGCGGCCTGTACCAGCAAGCCGAAGCCTGTGATCGAGCCGACCCCGGCTCCGGCCCCTGAGCCCGCGCCGCAGCCGGTTCCGCAACCGCCAGTCGCCGAAGCGCCGCTGCCGGGCATCGTTCCGGGTTCGCAGCAGGACTTCGTCGTCAATGTCGGCGACCGCGTCTATTTCGACACCGATTCCTCCGACATCCGCTCTGACGCGCAGGGCATCCTGGCCGCCCAGGCCGCCTGGCTCGTCCGTTATCCGCAGGTCAATATCCGTATCGAAGGCAATGCCGACGAACGCGGCACCCGCGAATACAACTTCGCTCTGGGCGCCCGCCGCGCGCAGGCCGTTTCGGACTTCCTGGCCGGCAAGGGTGTAGCCGCCGGCCGTATCTCGACCATCTCCTACGGCAAGGAAAGCCCGATCGACAACGGTTCGGGTGAAGACGCCTGGGCCAAGAACCGTAACGCCCACACCAGCCTGACCTCAGGCGCGCAATAA
- a CDS encoding SH3 domain-containing protein: protein MTFNSIRKSAAAGAAIAAVLGLAVTEPAFAQAKASKAQQTQDKMMAGLPHCSAKLGTISVVNGDDPSGWTNNSLAAPQKLLKVIVQKSGCFSLVDRGAGMDAAARERDIGGSLGLQHGSNMGKGQIKAADFVLVAEVGSADSNTGGGGAAGLLGGLVGGRAGAIVGGFRTKKSEADVVLSLTDVRTSESNSFEGHAAKNDLSWGAGGGIGFGGAVGGGYEDTDIGKIVTQAFIVAYAEMVNNLGGIDVGGKEAAPSRSFTVQTATTLRSAPNTTGKVIRALPVGLTVYPTGNKDGMYWEVADDNDNVGWVKNDSLAASQ from the coding sequence ATGACATTCAATTCCATCCGCAAATCCGCGGCAGCCGGTGCGGCGATCGCCGCCGTGCTTGGCTTGGCCGTGACTGAGCCAGCCTTTGCCCAGGCCAAGGCCAGCAAGGCGCAACAAACCCAGGACAAGATGATGGCCGGTTTGCCGCACTGTTCGGCCAAACTCGGCACCATCTCGGTCGTCAATGGCGATGACCCGTCGGGCTGGACCAATAACAGTCTGGCGGCGCCGCAAAAGCTGCTCAAGGTCATCGTCCAGAAATCGGGCTGTTTCTCGCTGGTCGATCGCGGCGCCGGCATGGATGCGGCGGCGCGCGAACGCGATATCGGCGGCAGCCTGGGTCTGCAACACGGCTCGAACATGGGCAAGGGCCAGATCAAGGCGGCGGATTTCGTGCTGGTGGCCGAGGTCGGCAGCGCCGATTCCAATACCGGTGGCGGCGGGGCGGCGGGCCTTCTGGGCGGTCTGGTCGGCGGCCGGGCCGGGGCGATCGTCGGAGGCTTCCGCACCAAGAAGAGCGAGGCCGATGTGGTCCTGTCGCTGACCGATGTGCGCACATCTGAGTCCAATTCGTTTGAGGGCCATGCCGCCAAGAATGACCTGAGCTGGGGCGCCGGTGGCGGTATCGGCTTCGGCGGCGCGGTCGGCGGCGGCTACGAAGATACCGATATCGGCAAGATCGTGACCCAGGCGTTCATCGTCGCCTATGCCGAAATGGTCAATAATCTCGGCGGCATCGATGTCGGCGGCAAGGAAGCGGCGCCGAGCCGCAGCTTCACCGTCCAGACCGCGACCACCCTGCGTTCGGCGCCAAATACCACGGGCAAGGTGATCCGCGCCCTGCCGGTGGGGCTGACAGTTTACCCGACCGGTAACAAGGACGGCATGTACTGGGAAGTGGCTGACGACAATGATAATGTCGGCTGGGTGAAGAACGACAGCCTGGCGGCTTCGCAGTAA